TCAAGGCGCATCTGCGGGAGGGGTGCACGACATAAAAGTGAGGCTGCTTAGGGAGTTGCAGTGGGCGCGGGCTTGGGGTATAATTCTGACAGTCTTATTAACTGTCAGAAAGGAGGCCCCATGGGACCATCTACTCCGCCGATTGATGCACTCTCAAGGCAACGTGATGCACTGCGGGCGCAACTCGTCTCCGTAGGGGATATGCGGCCCGGCTCTCTGGTGGCGCGCTATCGCAAGTGTGGCAAGCCCTCCTGCCGATGTGCGGGTCAGGGCGAGCGAGGGCATGGCCCCAGCTGGTCCTTGACCCATGCGGTGGAGGGCAAGACCCGGACCAAGATTATCCCGGCCGCGGCGGTGTCGCAGACCCTGGAGCAGATTACA
This DNA window, taken from Candidatus Methylomirabilis limnetica, encodes the following:
- a CDS encoding DUF6788 family protein, whose amino-acid sequence is MGPSTPPIDALSRQRDALRAQLVSVGDMRPGSLVARYRKCGKPSCRCAGQGERGHGPSWSLTHAVEGKTRTKIIPAAAVSQTLEQITAYRRFRRLIRELVDVSEKLCNDQLKAPQAAEPSAAKKGASKAPSLPRSKPRSTR